In Brevinematales bacterium, the following are encoded in one genomic region:
- a CDS encoding rRNA pseudouridine synthase encodes MIRLNKWIASQGVCSRREADRLIAAGKVIVNGAVETSLGRKIDPRADKVEYAFDQDEFRAEKTTVAFHKPAGYVVTASEEEGPNIYELTGGLPDNVRPVGRLDKDSSGLIILTDDSSIPQKIIGETTVCEKEYFVKTVVPIPDGSLEKLRGGVRIMGEMTRRARIVRMSADSFHMTIVEGKNRQIRRMCRKVGAPVETLVRVRIGTVRLEGIEPGQWRKLDDQELEYFRKL; translated from the coding sequence ATGATTCGCCTGAATAAGTGGATAGCCTCGCAGGGTGTTTGCTCGCGCCGCGAGGCCGACCGTCTGATCGCGGCGGGCAAGGTGATTGTCAACGGCGCGGTCGAGACGTCGCTCGGGCGGAAAATCGACCCCCGCGCCGATAAGGTGGAGTACGCGTTCGATCAGGACGAGTTCCGCGCGGAAAAGACCACCGTCGCGTTCCACAAGCCCGCGGGCTATGTGGTTACCGCGAGCGAGGAGGAAGGGCCGAATATCTATGAGCTGACGGGCGGGCTTCCCGATAATGTGCGCCCGGTGGGCAGGCTCGATAAGGACAGTTCCGGCCTCATTATCCTGACAGACGATTCCTCGATCCCGCAGAAAATTATCGGTGAAACCACGGTCTGCGAGAAGGAGTATTTCGTGAAGACCGTCGTGCCGATTCCCGACGGGTCGCTCGAGAAACTGCGCGGGGGAGTGCGGATTATGGGCGAGATGACCCGCCGCGCCCGGATTGTTCGGATGAGCGCCGATTCGTTTCATATGACTATCGTCGAGGGGAAGAACCGTCAGATACGGAGGATGTGCCGGAAGGTCGGCGCGCCGGTGGAGACTCTTGTCCGCGTGCGTATCGGGACTGTGCGTCTCGAGGGGATCGAACCCGGACAGTGGCGGAAGCTCGACGATCAGGAACTCGAATACTTCAGGAAGCTATAA
- a CDS encoding HAD-IB family hydrolase has translation MKKKVSASIYDFDHTVYDGDCLVDFWFYMLPRRPLAIFLVPLQIFMGILFLLRIVRLSRFKSFFLLFVHGIKTERLDRYIHDFWARRKKGIFPWVRDRLAEERKNGLYLICNSASPRFILEPMVTDLGFDLLICTEFDTADGRQTNHMIGTNCRGEEKVRRIEKWTADGNIDLKTVNAYSDHLSDIPLFELAENSYLIKRGEIILYRSSK, from the coding sequence ATGAAAAAAAAAGTTTCCGCGTCCATATACGACTTCGACCATACCGTTTACGACGGGGACTGCCTCGTGGATTTCTGGTTTTACATGCTCCCGCGCCGGCCCCTTGCGATTTTCCTCGTGCCACTGCAGATATTTATGGGGATTCTTTTCCTCCTGCGGATCGTCCGGCTCTCGCGCTTCAAGTCGTTTTTCCTGTTGTTCGTCCACGGGATAAAAACCGAACGTTTGGATAGATATATCCATGATTTCTGGGCGCGCCGGAAGAAGGGCATTTTCCCGTGGGTGCGGGACAGGCTCGCGGAGGAGCGGAAGAACGGGCTTTACCTGATCTGCAACTCGGCATCGCCGCGCTTCATCCTCGAACCGATGGTTACCGATCTGGGGTTCGACCTGCTGATCTGTACCGAGTTCGATACGGCCGACGGACGGCAGACGAATCATATGATCGGGACAAACTGCCGCGGCGAGGAAAAAGTCCGCAGGATTGAAAAATGGACTGCCGACGGGAACATCGACCTCAAGACCGTGAACGCCTACTCCGACCATTTATCGGATATCCCGTTATTCGAGCTCGCGGAGAACAGTTATCTCATCAAGCGCGGGGAAATTATCCTGTATCGTTCTTCGAAGTAG
- a CDS encoding EamA family transporter has protein sequence MSGPVFLAVSILLGAFGQILFKKGVDQVSGEGIAFYLALAQNIWVILGAAAYGVSFILWMQVLRFYDISFARPITAAGYILTYILAILVLGEGFTWQRLLGTALITAGVILMR, from the coding sequence ATGAGCGGGCCGGTATTTCTCGCGGTATCGATACTTCTCGGCGCGTTCGGGCAAATCCTCTTCAAGAAGGGGGTCGATCAGGTATCCGGCGAGGGAATCGCGTTCTATCTCGCGCTCGCGCAGAATATCTGGGTCATCCTCGGCGCGGCGGCATACGGGGTGAGCTTTATCCTGTGGATGCAGGTGCTCCGTTTCTACGACATCAGCTTCGCGCGGCCGATCACCGCCGCGGGGTATATCCTGACCTATATCCTCGCTATCCTCGTCCTCGGCGAGGGGTTCACATGGCAACGCCTTCTCGGCACCGCGCTGATCACCGCGGGCGTAATACTCATGAGGTAA